A stretch of the Vitis riparia cultivar Riparia Gloire de Montpellier isolate 1030 chromosome 13, EGFV_Vit.rip_1.0, whole genome shotgun sequence genome encodes the following:
- the LOC117928933 gene encoding LOW QUALITY PROTEIN: uncharacterized protein LOC117928933 (The sequence of the model RefSeq protein was modified relative to this genomic sequence to represent the inferred CDS: deleted 2 bases in 1 codon): MAFHVACPITCKRICYCTLGYPHQLQSLRARAQFEEEVARVEALLKDPWLIRVPERSTVQVAVPKVVAPPAPAVVAVVGDGVGGEGEEMLLSAQTKRAAMQRKAAAVSMVAEDYARRFESGDLVDTSKDIVGEEQSQSNVNVMCRICFFGEMEGSERARKMLPCNSCGKKYHRLCLKSWSQNRDLFHWSSWTCPSCRICEVCRRSGDPNKFMFCRRCDDAYHCYCQQPPHKNVSSGPYLCPKHTRCHSCGSNVPGNGLSVRWFLGYTCCDACGRLFVKGNYCPVCLKVYRDSESTPMVCCDVCQRWVHCQCDGISDEKYLQFQVDGNLQYKCATCRGECYQVKDLEDAVQELWRRRDKADRDLIASLRAKARLPTQDEIFSISPYSDDEENGPVSLRVNGRSLKLSLKGSVDKSPKKTKEYGKQSSNKKNVKKKGHQTPLISKKESHQSFEGHDDAQPFEYSLGDDKNEQPNRSDGRGVFSSPVAGSLSHTEGICSINQPGVLKHKFVDEIAVNNEDRTSRVIQIKSNKPHGSDVGEDTGKQASKSKTMKGTKLVIHLGARNRNVTNSPRSDASSCQREQDLTTSNGGYCILAGSEDTSQQRMGDKHDRIAKFGDSKGDKIDYSGQAKGSKHGGREGNLIKLGKVRTEPSEMNPKFGRGNKDDGVEAVPPENTRVLLGKRSIEGSTNVAGAVTEVSRGEKVFSRKHPESRLNMYGEGNDDNSSTPSVSHSLPKDSKPLLKLKFKNPSFENQSSWGLPGEDEKSAVKGQRSKRKRPSPFMEKTSFKEDEDGSQFHQDDSMDQIMDANWILKKLGKDAIGKRVEVHQSSDNSWHKGMVIDFIEGTSTLIVKFDDGRAKTLELGKQAIRFISQKQKRSKT; this comes from the exons ATGGCCTTTCACGTCGCCTGCCCAATTACATG CAAGCGCATCTGCTATTGTACCCTAGGGTATCCCCACCAGCTGCAGAGCCTGAGGGCTAGGGCTCAGTTCGAGGAGGAGGTGGCTAGGGTTGAGGCGCTGCTGAAGGATCCGTGGCTGATTAGGGTTCCGGAGCGGTCGACGGTGCAGGTCGCCGTTCCCAAGGTTGTGGCACCGCCAGCGCCGGCGGTGGTGGCGGTGGTAGGCGATGGAGTCGGAGGGGAGGGTGAGGAGATGCTGCTGTCGGCGCAGACAAAGCGCGCCGCAATGCAGCGGAAGGCGGCGGCCGTGTCGATGGTGGCGGAGGATTATGCTAGGCGGTTCGAGTCCGGTGATCTGGTG GACACCTCGAAAGATATTGTTGGTGAAGAGCAGAGTCAGTCCAACGTGAATGTAATGTGTCGAATATGCTTTTTTGGTGAAATGGAAGGAAGCGAGAGGGCAAGGAAGATGCTTCCATGCAACAGTTGTGGCAAGAAGTATCACCGGCTCTGCTTGAAATCTTGGTCTCAGAATAGAG ATCTATTTCATTGGAGTTCATGGACTTGCCCCTCTTGTCGAATTTGTGAG GTATGCCGAAGATCTGGAGATCCAAATAAGTTTATGTTCTGCAGGAGATGTGATGATGCTTACCATTGTTACTGCCAGCAACCTCCACACAAG AATGTCAGTAGTGGACCCTATTTGTGCCCCAAACATACAAGGTGTCATAGCTGTGGATCCAATGTTCCAGGGAACGGCCTAAGTGTGAG GTGGTTCCTAGGATACACTTGCTGTGATGCCTGTGGAAGATTGTTTGTGAAGGGGAACTACTGTCCTGTTTGTTTGAAG GTTTATAGAGATTCTGAATCAACACCTATGGTCTGCTGTGATGTTTGCCAGCGCTGGGTGCACTGCCAATGTGATGGCATCAG TGATGAAAAATACCTCCAATTTCAAGTAGATGGAAATCTCCAGTACAAATGTGCCACATGTCGTGGAGAGTGCTACCAG GTTAAGGATCTTGAAGATGCTGTTCAAGAGCTTTGGAGGCGGAGAGATAAAGCTGATCGAGATCTAATTGCAAGCTTGAGGGCTAAAGCACGACTGCCAACGCaagatgaaatattttctatttcccCTTACTCGGATGATGAAGAAAATGGCCCTGTCTCATTAAGAGTGAAT GGGCGTTCCTTAAAGTTATCTCTCAAAGGGTCTGTTGACAAATCACCAAAAAAGACCAAGGAATATGGGAAACAATCTTCAAACAAAAAGAATGTTAAGAAAAAAGGACATCAGACACCTTTAATCAGCAAAAAGGAATCACATCAGAGTTTTGAAGGCCATGATGATGCCCAACCATTTGAATACAGCTTGGGTGATGACAAGAATGAGCAGCCCAATAGAAGTGATGGACGGGGTGTGTTTTCATCTCCTGTTGCTGGAAGTTTGAGCCATACAGAAGGGATTTGTTCTATCAATCAGCCAGGGGTCTTGAAACACAAGTTTGTTGATGAAATTGCGGTGAATAATGAAGATAGAACATCCAGAGTGatacaaataaaaagcaataagcCTCATGGTTCGGATGTTGGAGAGGATACTGGAAAACAAGCAAGCAAATCCAAAACCATGAAGGGAACAAAGTTAGTTATTCATCTAGGTGCACGGAATAGAAATGTAACCAATTCTCCAAGGTCTGATGCTTCAAGCTGTCAAAGAGAACAGGATTTGACGACCTCCAATG GTGGTTATTGTATACTAGCAGGCAGTGAAGATACGAGCCAGCAGAGGATGGGTGATAAACATGATCGCATTGCCAAATTTGGTGATAGTAAAG GAGATAAAATTGACTACTCTGGGCAAGCAAAAGGTTCAAAGCATGGAGGAAGAGAAGGCAATTTGATAAAGCTTGGAAAAGTTAGAACAGAACCTTCTGAAATGAACCCCAAATTTGGGAGAGGGAATAAGGATGATGGAGTTGAAGCCGTTCCCCCAGAGAACACACGAGTTCTGTTGGGCAAACGAAGCATTGAAGGAAGCACAAATGTGGCTGGGGCTGTaactgaagtttcaagaggtgAAAAGGTATTTTCAAGGAAGCATCCAGAAAGCAGGCTTAATATGTATGGTGAAGGCAATGATGATAACAGTAGCACACCGTCTGTTTCACATTCTCTGCCCAAAGATTCCAAACCCTTGCTAAAGCTTAAATTCAAGAATCCTTCTTTTGAAAATCAGAGTTCCTGGGGTCTTCCTGGTGAGGATGAAAAGAGTGCTGTGAAGGGCCAAAGATCGAAAAggaagagaccatcaccctttATGGAGAAAACATCAtttaaagaagatgaagatggctCACAGTTCCATCAAGATGATTCAATGGATCAAATCATGGATGCTaattggatattgaaaaagcTGGGCAAAGATGCAATTGGAAAGAGAGTTGAAGTTCATCAGTCATCTGATAATTCCTG GCATAAGGGAATGGTAATCGACTTCATTGAGGGCACATCAACATTAATAGTTAAGTTCGATGATGGAAGAGCCAAGACCCTGGAGCTTGGGAAACAAGCAATTCGCTTTATTTCACAAAAGCAAAAACGATCAAAAACATGA